The Peribacillus sp. FSL E2-0218 genome contains a region encoding:
- a CDS encoding helix-turn-helix domain-containing protein: MEIHLVAKDEIEAQGIRWIVESHLTGIRLVLWETIEEFEKDMRNQQPEFVILDMDMWTNDSEAMGVSLKRRGIRWLGISSERIFQTAYRALQFRAEDVLFRPFSSADLVKHIQQLRYQLRNGQGIHARNTLGEEQSLDINYPDFFLTERRHDHRITMAAFLTPDNKTLPLVYDDLQRYSFIGKNQIFALSDFILCVQESEGDEVFKEEYQAFLAQWKEKMDEPLAIIIKAATPADSLKKIYQQTRELTRQIFFDGYDIILAESQRMSPKEMDPFLTPLEQRLWIEMLERRDAKAIKEWTEREFLTFQRPYPDPEIVRIRLTSVLAQIRRHMKSYNLQTASLEAIYYDVFQQIVHKPVIHQIVKALHSFTTHLLQQDHEQVQEGANTLSEKARELIESNYWDPQWNLSACADILRINKSTLSRRFAAESGTSFRSTLHQVRIREAKRLLKETDLSLEEIAQLAGYSHQTYFNAKFKLFEACTPSAYRWGLKGSM; the protein is encoded by the coding sequence GTGGAAATCCATTTGGTGGCAAAGGATGAGATAGAGGCCCAAGGAATTCGGTGGATCGTGGAGTCCCACCTAACCGGGATCCGATTGGTCCTCTGGGAAACGATTGAAGAATTCGAAAAAGACATGCGCAACCAGCAGCCGGAATTCGTTATTTTGGATATGGATATGTGGACAAATGATAGTGAAGCGATGGGCGTTTCATTAAAACGAAGGGGAATTCGATGGTTAGGCATTTCATCGGAGAGAATATTTCAAACGGCTTATCGGGCCTTGCAGTTTCGTGCAGAAGATGTTCTATTCCGTCCCTTTTCTTCAGCGGATTTGGTGAAGCATATTCAACAATTGCGTTATCAATTAAGAAATGGACAAGGCATTCACGCGAGGAACACATTGGGCGAAGAGCAATCATTGGATATCAATTATCCGGATTTCTTCCTGACAGAGCGGAGGCATGATCATCGAATTACGATGGCCGCATTTTTGACGCCGGATAATAAAACGCTTCCTCTCGTTTATGATGATCTTCAGCGGTATTCCTTTATCGGAAAAAACCAGATCTTCGCTTTATCGGATTTCATTTTATGCGTCCAGGAATCGGAGGGGGATGAGGTGTTCAAGGAAGAATACCAAGCATTCCTCGCTCAATGGAAAGAAAAAATGGACGAGCCGCTTGCCATCATCATCAAAGCGGCAACGCCCGCCGATTCTTTAAAAAAGATCTATCAGCAAACGCGTGAATTGACGAGACAAATCTTTTTTGATGGATATGATATCATCTTGGCTGAAAGTCAACGAATGTCCCCGAAGGAGATGGATCCATTCCTTACTCCTCTTGAACAAAGACTGTGGATAGAAATGCTCGAAAGGCGGGATGCGAAAGCGATCAAGGAATGGACCGAACGCGAATTCCTCACTTTCCAACGGCCATATCCCGACCCGGAAATCGTTCGCATTCGCCTAACAAGCGTACTGGCGCAAATTCGCAGGCACATGAAATCATATAACCTGCAAACCGCCTCTCTAGAAGCGATTTATTATGACGTCTTCCAGCAAATCGTACATAAACCGGTCATTCATCAAATCGTAAAAGCCTTGCACTCGTTCACCACCCATTTGCTTCAGCAGGATCATGAACAAGTACAAGAAGGAGCGAACACACTAAGCGAAAAAGCAAGGGAACTGATTGAGTCCAATTATTGGGATCCCCAGTGGAATTTATCGGCCTGTGCAGACATATTGCGTATTAATAAAAGCACCCTCAGCCGTCGTTTTGCAGCTGAGTCCGGCACGTCATTCCGCAGTACGCTTCATCAAGTGCGGATAAGGGAGGCAAAACGTCTCTTAAAGGAAACGGATTTATCATTGGAGGAAATCGCACAATTGGCGGGCTATTCCCACCAAACCTACTTCAATGCCAAATTCAAATTGTTTGAGGCTTGCACCCCTTCAGCTTATCGGTGGGGATTAAAGGGTTCTATGTAA